The window AGGAAGAAGATGGTACACTAATAGTGGATGAGGATATCTGTATATTATGTCGCCTATGCATGATTGCTTGTCCAGTGGGAATGCTGGTTATTGATGAGGAAAAAAAGACAGTACAAAAATGCACATTATGTCTTGATGCCGAAGACCAGATACTACCCGCATGTGTTGAGGCTTGCAAAGATAATGTACTTAAGATTTTCTCTGTTGAAGACCTTGAAGAACTTAAAAAAGACCTTAGTTACACTGAAGTTCTTAACGAAGCCATGAAAGCATATAATTCGAAAATTTAGTTGGATATTTTAAAAAATTGATTTAATCTTTATTTCATACATTACAAAATATCCTTGTTCTATTGTTTTTTTTGAAGGTTAAGATACCAACAGAGGATGGTCATTTTTTCATGACTCGAAAACCTTTGATCATCACACCCTCATTTTTTAACAATTTTTTTTTCATTTCTACCCCACCACCATAGTTACCCAAAGTTAAATCAGACTTAACAACTCTGTGGCAAGGTATTAATAGGGGAAATGGATTTCGTGCCATTGCACTGCCCACAGCCCTCCAAGCTTTACTGTCCAAAGATTCTGCCACTTCTTTATAGGTTTTAACTTCACCTTTTGGGATTTTTAAAACCAATTGCAACACTTTTAAATCAAATTCATTAGGAACTGGGCCCTTCAAGGGTTCTGTTTTGTTCACAGATAATTCCAGAATGTCTTGGTTAATATTGGCTTTTTGGCCGTTGTAAATTTTAGAAATATCTTTAACAAGGGGAAGATATTTTTCAGTTAATTCAAAATCAGCAAATTCATGAGAAATCTGTTCATAGAGTGTTTCCCTGCAAGATGTTGGAAGAAAAATTCTAACAATTTTTCTACTAGCAGGATAAACTCCGACTGCAAAAAAAAGCCCATCTTTCTGATAAATTGACACAAAAACAGTATCTGATGAAGCTTTTCGAGATTTTTCCAAAAACAATTTCCCCTTCACTTATATACGTATTGATGATTATTAGTCGTAAATATAAAAACTATCTACCATAATTTTAATATCTTCACCTGCGTCTTCAAAAACAGTTGGATCCCCTACAAACCACATGTAGTACAGTAAATTGCCTTTTTTAAAAGATATTATAAGAATACTGGTGGGGGCGACATCATGGTTCTCACCATAAATTTCATAAATTCCCATCCCGTATTTTTCATAATAATTTTCATCAATTACTTTACTGCCTTGTACTCTGAACACATCTTTCAACATCTCTGCAAATTCGTGTGATGATACTTCAGACGCATTGGTGTTCCGATTAAGTGATAAAGTAATGGAATTGTTTTCATATAATCCCCTAACAACCTTTTTGGCATCAGAGGTACTGATGATCTCCCAGTGATCTGAATAATCAAAAGACACTTCACCATTGTCAAAATTAAATATACGTGTTGTTTCATGTTTTCTAAGGATTTTATGTATTGCTATTTCAGCTTTATCCTTTACAAACACAAATTCATCTTTTTGAGCATTTCTAAGGGCTTTTAGTGCTCGTTCATCTCCTATCCGACCCAGGGCTTCTGCGGCTTTCCCTCTAACATGACGGTTTTCATCTCTTGTTTTGCCAATAAGCAATCCAATTAACGCATTTAAGGCTTCTTCTCCCCCAATTTTCCCGATAACTTCGGCGGTTCTGGCTCTAACACTCCATTTTGCAGTTTTCAAAGTTTTTATAAGGGGTTTCACTGCACGTTCACCGAACTTTGCCAAAGCAAGCATAGCCTTCCAACGAACATCAGCATCCTCATCTCCCATTGCCTCAAGAAGAATAGGGATTGCTTTTTCATCATTCATTTTTCCCAAAGCTACTGCTGCAAACTTACGAACTTGCCAATCACCATCATTTATTGCTTCAATTAAATATGGTACTGCTCGAATGTCACCAATCACCCCTAAAGCTTGTGCAGCTGTTTTTCTCACACTCCAATCCTCATCTTCCAAAGCCTTGATTAACGTATCTGTTGCTTCGGGGCTACCTATTTCTCCCAGAGCCCATGCTGCTTTTAAACGTACTTCTTCATCAGGATCTTCATTTATGGCTTGAATTAAGTATTCAATTGCTCTTTCGTCCCTAATTCTACCTAGCGCTTCTGCAGAATACTCTCTCACATCTCTTAAAATTATATAATCGGAGTGCCAAGTTTTATATTGCAAGGCATCAATAAGTGCATCTACAGCTCTCTCATCTCCCACTTTCATTAGAGCTCTGACTGCTTCCTTTCTGTTGAG is drawn from Methanobacterium sp. and contains these coding sequences:
- a CDS encoding HEAT repeat domain-containing protein, translating into MVYSDVDVEYLEETRDVDGLVRLLKDQDYLNRKEAVRALMKVGDERAVDALIDALQYKTWHSDYIILRDVREYSAEALGRIRDERAIEYLIQAINEDPDEEVRLKAAWALGEIGSPEATDTLIKALEDEDWSVRKTAAQALGVIGDIRAVPYLIEAINDGDWQVRKFAAVALGKMNDEKAIPILLEAMGDEDADVRWKAMLALAKFGERAVKPLIKTLKTAKWSVRARTAEVIGKIGGEEALNALIGLLIGKTRDENRHVRGKAAEALGRIGDERALKALRNAQKDEFVFVKDKAEIAIHKILRKHETTRIFNFDNGEVSFDYSDHWEIISTSDAKKVVRGLYENNSITLSLNRNTNASEVSSHEFAEMLKDVFRVQGSKVIDENYYEKYGMGIYEIYGENHDVAPTSILIISFKKGNLLYYMWFVGDPTVFEDAGEDIKIMVDSFYIYD
- a CDS encoding 4Fe-4S dicluster domain-containing protein, producing the protein MKTLMVIDPQRCSECEDCINACKQVHGVARTKKTSTVPVFCLQCHPDKAPCARICPTGAIQEEDGTLIVDEDICILCRLCMIACPVGMLVIDEEKKTVQKCTLCLDAEDQILPACVEACKDNVLKIFSVEDLEELKKDLSYTEVLNEAMKAYNSKI
- a CDS encoding MGMT family protein → MFLPTSCRETLYEQISHEFADFELTEKYLPLVKDISKIYNGQKANINQDILELSVNKTEPLKGPVPNEFDLKVLQLVLKIPKGEVKTYKEVAESLDSKAWRAVGSAMARNPFPLLIPCHRVVKSDLTLGNYGGGVEMKKKLLKNEGVMIKGFRVMKK